The following proteins come from a genomic window of Corallococcus sp. NCRR:
- a CDS encoding AgmX/PglI C-terminal domain-containing protein — translation MASSHRTLVRWLLIPGLSLGLFLLFTLGAAWVTRFMDAPMPPEPAAPPPALPPRASVPAPEPTRPAVPPAPLPRPEAPVREPPRALPPREDFDAPDPRHVEVVEPVVEASSGRIDAEDLRLAIQSVTPLVQQCFQDAAQRNRGTQEVKLRFTVEGEGSEGKMTRGELVSSTIPDPMVQACVLDSLLDARFPAPHLGGSATVLHPFRFTVPGDAGP, via the coding sequence ATGGCGTCCTCGCACCGCACCCTCGTCCGCTGGCTCCTCATCCCTGGCCTGAGCCTGGGCCTGTTCCTGCTGTTCACGCTGGGGGCGGCATGGGTGACGCGCTTCATGGACGCGCCCATGCCGCCTGAACCGGCCGCGCCGCCGCCGGCCCTTCCGCCGCGCGCGAGCGTCCCGGCCCCCGAGCCCACCCGGCCCGCCGTCCCCCCGGCGCCGCTCCCTCGCCCCGAGGCTCCGGTGCGCGAACCGCCCCGCGCGCTTCCTCCGCGCGAGGACTTCGACGCCCCCGACCCGCGCCACGTGGAGGTGGTGGAGCCGGTGGTGGAGGCCTCCTCCGGCCGCATCGACGCGGAGGACCTGCGCCTGGCCATCCAGTCGGTGACTCCGCTCGTGCAGCAATGTTTCCAGGACGCCGCACAACGCAACCGGGGCACACAAGAAGTGAAGTTGCGCTTCACCGTGGAGGGCGAGGGCTCCGAGGGGAAGATGACCCGGGGCGAGCTCGTCTCCAGCACCATCCCGGACCCCATGGTGCAGGCGTGCGTGCTGGATTCGCTCCTGGACGCGCGCTTCCCGGCACCCCACCTGGGAGGGTCCGCGACCGTGCTCCACCCATTCCGTTTCACCGTGCCTGGGGACGCTGGCCCGTGA
- a CDS encoding tRNA-(ms[2]io[6]A)-hydroxylase yields the protein MSSRPTPSRRPLSGAGPVILHAPTDPGWLPLALANFDAVLVDHAHCEKKAAANALSMLQAYPDLPGLPSQMARLAREESAHLARVLDLMAARGLTLTKDAGDPYAQGLQKHVRTPAPERRVDRLLVAAIIEARSCERLSLLAEGLTDPALARFYGELAQSEDGHQSLFHRLAVTASNGDEAAVDARLEYLLAQESRVLADVGLRAAIH from the coding sequence ATGAGCAGCCGCCCCACGCCCTCCCGCCGTCCCCTCTCCGGAGCGGGCCCCGTCATCCTCCACGCGCCCACCGACCCCGGCTGGCTGCCGCTGGCGCTCGCGAACTTCGACGCCGTGCTGGTGGACCACGCCCACTGCGAGAAGAAGGCCGCCGCCAACGCGCTGTCCATGCTCCAGGCCTACCCGGACCTGCCGGGCCTGCCGTCGCAGATGGCGCGCCTGGCCCGCGAGGAGAGCGCCCACCTGGCGCGCGTGCTGGACCTGATGGCCGCGCGCGGCCTCACGCTCACCAAGGACGCCGGGGACCCGTACGCCCAGGGGCTGCAGAAGCACGTGCGCACGCCCGCCCCCGAGCGGCGCGTGGACCGCCTGCTCGTCGCCGCCATCATCGAAGCGCGCTCGTGCGAGCGGCTGTCCCTGCTCGCGGAGGGGCTCACCGACCCGGCGCTCGCCCGCTTCTACGGCGAGCTGGCCCAGTCCGAGGACGGCCACCAGTCCCTCTTCCACCGCCTGGCCGTCACCGCGTCCAACGGGGACGAGGCCGCCGTGGACGCGCGCCTGGAGTACCTGCTCGCGCAGGAGTCGCGGGTGCTGGCGGACGTGGGGCTGCGCGCCGCCATCCACTGA
- a CDS encoding SLC13 family permease, with amino-acid sequence MSIALVLAVIVVALVLFSMESIPIEFTSLVVVCLLALSGVLTPAQAFEGFSNDTVIFIFTLLAMTQGLAATGVVQAVGQRMAFFARFGSQAFVLAMMGAVAVFSAFISNTVTTAAFLPVAIGAAQRAKVPRSKLLLPLAYASMLGGTVLLFGTSTNLVVSAALKRQGLAPIGVTELAPVGLPVVVLGLAVVLLLGRWLLPSREGKPGTEGFSLRDYLTEAVVPADSRYVGQPLSDISEGLGLRVIGVVRDGETLNAKPSYVLTGDERLVVEGKREDILRVKDLRGIELRPDVRLSDAELEGPESMLAEVSVPPGSPLVGRSLKEALFVERFGLVALGLHRRPAIQRSTKLQLLQRAYHHHSLSTLPLSVGDVLLLRGPRQKVAELAPGHTLMVLEGHEYEPPRYAKALLAVVIFLGSLVAGSLGWVPLSLAGLTGMLLMIATGCVDARTAFRVDWRVVLLIGAMMALGLAMEVSGAGKFIGDHVARLGAYGGPRAVLALLMVLTIVLSAPMSNQAAALVVLPVALNAATQLGVDVRPFAMGITLAASCSFITPLEPSCVLVYGPGHYRFTDFFRLGTPLTAVLVVFLVFAVPVVWPFH; translated from the coding sequence ATGTCCATCGCCCTCGTCCTGGCCGTCATCGTTGTCGCGTTGGTCCTTTTTTCCATGGAGTCCATCCCCATCGAGTTCACCTCGCTGGTGGTGGTGTGCCTGCTGGCGCTCTCCGGGGTGCTGACGCCGGCGCAGGCGTTCGAGGGCTTCAGCAACGACACCGTCATCTTCATCTTCACCCTGCTGGCGATGACGCAGGGGCTCGCCGCCACGGGCGTGGTTCAGGCCGTGGGGCAGCGGATGGCGTTCTTCGCGCGCTTCGGCTCCCAGGCGTTCGTGCTGGCGATGATGGGCGCGGTGGCGGTGTTCTCCGCGTTCATCTCCAACACGGTGACGACGGCGGCCTTCCTGCCGGTGGCCATTGGCGCCGCGCAGCGGGCGAAGGTGCCGCGCAGCAAGCTGCTCCTGCCGCTGGCGTACGCGTCCATGCTGGGGGGCACGGTGCTGCTCTTCGGCACGTCCACGAACCTGGTGGTGTCCGCGGCGCTGAAGCGGCAGGGGCTGGCGCCCATTGGCGTGACGGAGCTGGCGCCGGTGGGGCTGCCGGTGGTGGTGCTGGGGCTCGCGGTGGTGCTGCTCCTGGGGCGGTGGCTCCTGCCGTCGCGCGAGGGCAAGCCGGGCACGGAGGGGTTCTCGCTGCGCGACTACCTCACGGAGGCGGTGGTGCCGGCGGACTCGCGCTACGTGGGCCAGCCGCTGTCGGACATCAGCGAGGGGCTGGGCCTGCGCGTGATTGGCGTGGTGCGCGACGGCGAGACGCTCAACGCGAAGCCGTCGTACGTGCTCACGGGCGACGAGCGGCTGGTGGTGGAGGGCAAGCGCGAGGACATCCTGCGGGTGAAGGACCTGCGGGGCATCGAGCTGCGGCCGGACGTGCGGCTGTCGGACGCGGAGCTGGAGGGGCCGGAGTCGATGCTCGCGGAGGTGAGCGTGCCGCCTGGAAGTCCGCTGGTGGGGCGCAGCCTGAAGGAGGCGCTGTTCGTGGAGCGCTTCGGGCTGGTGGCGCTGGGGCTGCACCGCCGGCCCGCCATCCAGCGCAGCACCAAGCTGCAGCTCTTGCAGCGCGCGTACCACCACCACTCGCTGTCCACGCTGCCCCTGTCCGTGGGGGACGTGCTGCTCTTGCGCGGTCCGCGGCAGAAGGTGGCGGAGCTGGCCCCGGGCCATACGCTGATGGTGCTGGAGGGCCACGAGTACGAGCCGCCGCGCTACGCGAAGGCGCTGCTCGCGGTGGTCATCTTCCTGGGCTCGCTGGTGGCGGGCTCCCTGGGCTGGGTGCCGCTGTCGCTGGCTGGGCTCACCGGCATGCTGCTGATGATCGCCACCGGCTGCGTGGACGCGCGCACCGCGTTCCGCGTGGACTGGCGGGTGGTGCTGCTCATCGGGGCCATGATGGCGCTGGGGCTGGCCATGGAGGTGAGCGGCGCGGGGAAGTTCATTGGCGACCACGTGGCCCGGCTGGGCGCGTACGGCGGGCCCCGCGCGGTGCTGGCGCTGTTGATGGTGCTGACCATCGTGCTGTCCGCGCCCATGAGCAACCAGGCCGCGGCGCTGGTGGTGCTGCCGGTGGCGCTCAACGCGGCGACGCAGCTGGGCGTGGACGTGCGCCCCTTCGCCATGGGCATCACGCTGGCGGCCAGCTGTTCCTTCATCACGCCGCTGGAGCCCAGTTGCGTGCTCGTCTACGGGCCCGGGCACTACCGGTTCACCGACTTCTTCCGGCTGGGCACGCCGCTGACCGCGGTGCTGGTGGTGTTCCTCGTCTTCGCCGTGCCGGTGGTGTGGCCCTTCCACTGA
- the gluQRS gene encoding tRNA glutamyl-Q(34) synthetase GluQRS, with translation MRGRFAPSPTGRMHLGNVRSALLGWLQARAAGGAFLLRIEDLDRARCRPQFLQDLYEDLRWLGLDWDEPPLIQSERDGVYREAQEKLAREGLIYPCFCTRAEIARAASAPHGLSDEGPRYPGTCAHLTAEQVSERARTRAPAYRFRAREGEVRFVDELMGPYAQDVQALVGDFVVRRNDGVASYQLAVVVDDAASGITHVLRGDDLLPSTPRQLQLYAALGLSAPAFLHVPLVLGEDGKRLAKRDGAFALAELRARGRPPEHVLGLLAAWSGLGDGSPVTLPALVARYRTDALPREPVVAREALLLDALGLR, from the coding sequence ATGCGAGGACGCTTCGCCCCCAGCCCCACCGGCCGCATGCACCTGGGCAACGTGAGAAGCGCGCTCCTGGGCTGGCTCCAGGCCCGGGCCGCGGGCGGCGCGTTCCTGCTGCGCATCGAGGACCTGGACCGCGCGAGGTGCCGCCCCCAGTTCCTCCAGGACCTCTACGAGGACCTGCGCTGGCTGGGCCTGGACTGGGACGAGCCACCGCTCATCCAGAGCGAGCGCGACGGCGTCTACCGCGAGGCCCAGGAGAAGCTGGCCCGCGAGGGCCTCATCTACCCATGCTTCTGCACGCGCGCGGAGATTGCCCGCGCCGCGAGCGCGCCCCACGGCCTGTCCGACGAAGGCCCGCGCTACCCCGGCACCTGCGCGCACCTCACCGCCGAACAGGTGTCGGAACGCGCCCGCACGCGCGCCCCCGCGTACCGCTTCCGCGCGCGCGAAGGCGAGGTGCGCTTCGTGGACGAGCTCATGGGCCCGTACGCCCAGGACGTGCAGGCGCTGGTGGGGGACTTCGTGGTGCGCCGCAATGACGGCGTGGCCAGCTACCAGCTGGCGGTGGTGGTGGACGACGCGGCCAGCGGCATCACGCACGTGCTGCGCGGGGACGACCTGTTGCCCTCCACGCCCCGGCAGCTCCAGCTCTACGCCGCGCTGGGCCTGAGCGCGCCCGCGTTCCTCCACGTGCCGCTGGTGCTGGGCGAGGACGGCAAGCGGCTGGCGAAGCGCGACGGGGCGTTCGCGCTCGCGGAGCTGCGGGCACGCGGCCGGCCTCCCGAGCATGTCCTGGGCCTGCTCGCCGCATGGAGCGGCCTGGGTGACGGCAGCCCGGTGACCCTGCCCGCGCTCGTCGCGCGCTACCGCACGGACGCGCTCCCTCGGGAGCCGGTGGTGGCGCGCGAGGCACTGCTCCTCGACGCGCTCGGCCTGCGCTGA
- a CDS encoding adenylate/guanylate cyclase domain-containing protein codes for MTPATPSPPAELSLEEYRFLRQLGRVTDDLLEESLRERETLTQCFRRCFPTLLTHLGARAIAVTTRDEELVEQTWSEGDWGGVFAGSLLAGPVGLSVHDTGTLLTQTLDVAGSPVGTLGVLFAGPPGDASTTAKRARALDVVAEELDTVLMLVHTASEKHQLILQCNEHLANPVFEAGMDHAVRTLAQRVRLPGFLLLYRDAVQPHVLHYRTYRHGQLEYESGDQPGPQLETLLHQHGTRLLNGDAGVLKRLFDGRTTEAVLISAATRSEPLGKIVVWSNEGFSAYAMDLIRVLASTLSQRLLDYNRERIHLSQFFPTVSIDALLEDPDYARHLRAQEQEVGILFADINGFTRICEQGFDSPRSIGRFVDEWSARAVDCIWARGGVFDKMVGDCVIGLFGPPFFQTDRVRRAEAAVRAAQDIQAFTAELSEREEVAALCRRVKLPGLGVAVGVNLATANCGLFGPNRNYTAFSSGMNQAARLQSLAGFRETLVMESVHEALKQSQEPFVRKLQFGPLTETTVKNVAQPLRHYRLAP; via the coding sequence ATGACCCCGGCGACCCCGTCCCCACCCGCTGAGTTGTCCCTGGAGGAGTACCGCTTCCTGCGCCAGCTGGGACGTGTCACGGACGACCTCCTGGAGGAGAGCCTGCGGGAGCGCGAGACGCTCACCCAGTGCTTCCGGCGCTGCTTCCCCACGCTGCTCACGCACCTGGGCGCACGCGCCATCGCCGTCACCACGCGCGACGAGGAGCTGGTGGAGCAGACCTGGAGCGAGGGCGACTGGGGCGGTGTCTTCGCCGGAAGTCTTCTCGCCGGGCCCGTGGGCCTGAGTGTCCACGACACGGGCACGCTGCTCACCCAGACGCTGGACGTGGCGGGTTCACCGGTGGGCACGCTGGGCGTGCTCTTCGCGGGGCCGCCCGGTGACGCGAGCACCACCGCGAAGCGCGCGCGGGCGCTGGACGTGGTGGCGGAGGAGCTGGACACGGTGCTGATGCTGGTCCACACCGCGTCGGAGAAGCACCAGCTCATCCTCCAGTGCAACGAGCACCTGGCCAACCCCGTCTTCGAGGCGGGCATGGACCACGCGGTGCGCACGCTGGCGCAGCGGGTGCGGCTGCCGGGCTTCCTCCTGCTCTACCGCGACGCCGTGCAGCCGCACGTGCTGCACTACCGCACGTACCGGCACGGGCAGCTGGAGTACGAGAGCGGAGATCAGCCCGGCCCCCAACTGGAGACGCTGCTGCACCAGCACGGCACGCGGCTGTTGAACGGGGACGCGGGCGTGCTCAAGCGCCTGTTCGACGGGCGCACCACGGAGGCCGTCCTCATCTCCGCGGCCACGCGCAGCGAGCCCCTGGGCAAGATTGTCGTCTGGAGCAACGAGGGCTTCTCCGCGTACGCGATGGACCTCATCCGCGTGCTGGCCTCCACGCTGAGCCAGCGCCTGCTGGACTACAACCGCGAGCGCATCCACCTGTCGCAGTTCTTCCCCACGGTGTCCATCGACGCGCTGCTGGAGGACCCGGACTACGCGCGGCACCTGCGCGCGCAGGAGCAGGAGGTGGGCATCCTGTTCGCGGACATCAACGGCTTCACCCGCATCTGCGAGCAGGGCTTCGACAGCCCGCGCAGCATCGGCCGCTTCGTGGACGAGTGGAGCGCGCGCGCCGTGGACTGCATCTGGGCGCGCGGCGGCGTCTTCGACAAGATGGTGGGCGACTGCGTCATCGGCCTCTTCGGCCCGCCCTTCTTCCAGACGGACCGCGTGCGCCGCGCGGAGGCCGCCGTGCGCGCCGCGCAGGACATCCAGGCCTTCACCGCGGAGTTGAGCGAGCGCGAGGAGGTGGCGGCGCTGTGCCGGCGGGTGAAGCTGCCGGGGCTGGGCGTGGCGGTGGGCGTGAACCTGGCCACCGCGAACTGCGGCCTCTTCGGGCCCAACCGCAACTACACGGCCTTCTCCAGCGGCATGAACCAGGCCGCGCGCCTGCAGTCGCTGGCGGGCTTTCGCGAGACGCTGGTGATGGAGAGCGTGCACGAAGCGCTGAAGCAGTCGCAGGAGCCCTTCGTGCGCAAGCTCCAGTTCGGCCCCCTCACGGAAACGACGGTGAAGAACGTGGCGCAGCCGCTGCGGCACTACCGGCTGGCGCCGTAG
- the rlmN gene encoding 23S rRNA (adenine(2503)-C(2))-methyltransferase RlmN has translation MPDATVNLHDLPRPALDVRLSGWGFSPQYRERVWAGLYRDGVTALGDVTGLRPDLQAVLQERAHLGTLATHHESFSSDGLTHKLLLRLHDAQTIETVLMRFKGRATVCVSTQAGCAMGCVFCATGQMGLSRHLTPGEIVGQVLHVTRLLRAQGEALRNIVLMGMGEPLHNYEHTMAAVDILVDPKGLALAPRFITLSTVGVVPGILRLADEARPVQLAVSLHGATDAERAALVPAGRRWPLNELMDACRYYVAKRKRRIFFEWTLISGRNDTAEHAHTLGQLLRGMDAHVNVIPLNPTVGYDGGPSVPDAVRAFQDVLTSYGVPSTVRQRRGIDIDAGCGQLKAAVERKPRRSLPVAS, from the coding sequence ATGCCGGACGCCACCGTCAACCTCCACGACCTGCCCCGCCCCGCGCTGGACGTGCGGCTCTCCGGCTGGGGCTTCAGTCCCCAGTACCGCGAGCGCGTGTGGGCGGGCCTGTACCGCGACGGCGTCACCGCGCTGGGCGACGTGACGGGGCTGCGCCCGGACCTCCAGGCCGTGCTCCAGGAGCGAGCGCACCTGGGCACGCTCGCCACGCACCACGAGAGCTTCAGCAGCGACGGGCTCACCCACAAGCTGCTCCTGCGCCTGCACGACGCGCAGACCATTGAAACGGTGCTGATGCGCTTCAAGGGCCGCGCCACCGTGTGCGTGAGCACGCAGGCCGGGTGCGCCATGGGCTGCGTCTTCTGCGCCACGGGCCAGATGGGGCTGTCGCGCCACCTGACGCCGGGCGAAATCGTGGGCCAGGTGCTCCACGTCACGCGCCTCCTGCGCGCGCAGGGGGAAGCCTTGCGCAACATCGTGCTCATGGGCATGGGCGAGCCCCTGCACAACTACGAGCACACCATGGCCGCGGTGGACATCCTCGTGGACCCCAAGGGCCTGGCGCTGGCGCCGCGCTTCATCACCCTGTCCACCGTGGGCGTGGTGCCCGGCATCCTCCGGCTCGCGGACGAGGCGCGCCCGGTGCAGCTCGCGGTGAGCCTCCACGGTGCGACGGACGCCGAGCGCGCCGCGCTGGTGCCCGCGGGCCGCCGCTGGCCGCTGAATGAACTGATGGACGCGTGCCGCTACTACGTGGCGAAGCGCAAGCGCCGCATCTTCTTCGAGTGGACGCTCATCTCCGGCCGCAACGACACCGCGGAGCACGCGCACACGCTGGGGCAGCTGCTGCGGGGGATGGACGCGCACGTGAACGTCATCCCGCTCAACCCCACGGTGGGCTATGACGGCGGCCCCAGCGTCCCCGACGCGGTGCGGGCGTTCCAGGACGTGCTCACGTCATACGGCGTGCCCAGCACGGTGCGCCAACGTCGCGGTATCGACATCGACGCGGGCTGCGGCCAGCTCAAGGCCGCCGTGGAGCGCAAGCCCCGCCGCTCCCTTCCCGTCGCGTCCTGA
- a CDS encoding DUF4081 domain-containing protein, whose protein sequence is MPVTVEQLAPSHTDALRALLAKDPVHNLYLLGLLEEFGIAAPERQAAFSFHGRFDSGVLTAAVFVGGEGGLVVPSASDASVTGVIADALAPSLKLRATVGDKASVDALVRSLCEGKPRLSRTQKLFSVSADDLGPFTNPTLRLAREEDVPRLLPLAQGYVREILERDPMEEDPAHYEARVLQRVRQRRTYVLEEGGELVFKVDIGCRSQFGAELEGMYTPPSRRRQGHATLCLGQISRHLLSSLPRLAMRVDERDESTARIARKVGYHAGRTQRLVLVE, encoded by the coding sequence ATGCCCGTCACCGTCGAACAGCTCGCGCCTTCCCACACGGACGCCCTGCGCGCGCTCCTGGCGAAGGATCCCGTCCACAACCTCTACCTCCTGGGGTTGCTGGAGGAGTTCGGCATCGCGGCGCCGGAGCGCCAGGCGGCCTTCTCCTTCCACGGCCGCTTCGACAGCGGCGTCCTCACCGCGGCCGTCTTCGTGGGCGGCGAGGGCGGGCTGGTGGTGCCTAGCGCCAGCGACGCCAGCGTCACCGGCGTCATCGCGGACGCGCTCGCCCCAAGCCTCAAGCTGCGCGCCACCGTGGGGGACAAGGCCTCCGTGGACGCGCTGGTGCGCAGCCTTTGTGAAGGCAAGCCGCGCCTGTCCCGCACCCAGAAGCTGTTCAGCGTCTCCGCGGACGACCTGGGCCCCTTCACCAACCCCACCCTGCGCCTGGCCCGCGAGGAGGACGTGCCCCGCCTGCTGCCCCTGGCCCAGGGCTACGTGCGGGAGATCCTCGAACGGGACCCGATGGAGGAGGACCCCGCCCACTACGAGGCCCGCGTCCTCCAGCGCGTGCGCCAGCGCCGCACCTACGTGCTGGAGGAGGGCGGCGAGCTCGTGTTCAAGGTGGACATCGGCTGCCGCTCGCAGTTCGGCGCGGAGCTGGAGGGCATGTACACGCCCCCGTCCCGCCGCCGCCAGGGCCACGCCACGCTGTGCCTGGGACAGATTTCCCGGCACCTGTTGTCCTCGCTGCCCCGGCTGGCCATGCGCGTGGACGAGCGCGACGAGAGCACCGCCCGCATCGCGCGCAAGGTGGGCTACCACGCCGGCCGCACCCAGCGGCTCGTGCTGGTGGAGTAG
- a CDS encoding metallophosphoesterase family protein translates to MRFLHCSDVHITEDYFALPLHKLGWRRWVALVELTAGGRAKAYRNAQATLSTIAREAGTHGVDHFILSGDLTAYALEGEFRAARAALAPLAPTPARCTVIPGNHDVFTPGAARDGRFARHFGDLLGSDLPEYRREGAFPFVRLVGEGAAVVGLCSARPLPTPGLSYGTVGPAQLEGLAALLKDARLDGRAILVVVHHAPRSSANHADGWHHGLHDADALLKLLPGPRFAVLHGHIHQRYHHPATADRPHLFGAGSSTQAGKEGYWLIEVQDGVVVGGTKHVPAL, encoded by the coding sequence ATGCGCTTCCTGCACTGCTCCGACGTCCACATCACCGAGGACTACTTCGCCCTGCCGCTGCACAAGCTGGGCTGGCGCCGCTGGGTGGCGCTCGTGGAGCTGACGGCGGGAGGCCGGGCGAAGGCCTACCGGAACGCGCAGGCCACGCTGTCCACCATCGCCCGCGAGGCGGGCACGCACGGCGTGGACCACTTCATCCTCTCCGGCGACCTCACCGCCTACGCGCTGGAGGGCGAGTTCCGCGCCGCCCGCGCCGCGCTCGCGCCCCTGGCCCCCACGCCCGCGCGCTGCACCGTCATCCCCGGCAACCACGACGTCTTCACCCCCGGCGCCGCGCGGGACGGCCGCTTCGCCCGGCACTTCGGGGACCTGCTGGGCAGCGACCTGCCGGAGTACCGCCGCGAGGGCGCGTTCCCCTTCGTGCGGCTGGTGGGCGAGGGCGCCGCGGTGGTGGGCCTGTGCTCCGCGCGCCCGCTGCCCACGCCCGGCCTGTCCTACGGCACCGTGGGGCCCGCGCAGCTCGAAGGCCTGGCGGCCCTGCTGAAGGACGCCCGGCTGGACGGCCGCGCCATCCTGGTGGTGGTGCACCACGCGCCCCGGAGCTCCGCGAACCACGCGGACGGCTGGCACCACGGACTGCATGACGCGGACGCGCTCCTGAAGTTGCTGCCGGGCCCGCGCTTCGCGGTGCTCCACGGCCACATCCACCAGCGCTACCACCACCCGGCCACGGCGGACCGGCCCCACCTGTTCGGCGCGGGCTCCTCCACCCAGGCGGGGAAGGAGGGCTACTGGCTCATCGAGGTCCAGGACGGCGTCGTCGTGGGCGGGACGAAGCACGTGCCCGCGTTGTGA
- a CDS encoding phosphoenolpyruvate carboxykinase (GTP) produces the protein MASTQAAAATEQAPTKNPTLLAWVAKMAAMTQPDRIVWCDGSEAEKQRLTEQAVKDGTLIPLNPKTRPGCYLHRSNPNDVARVEHLTFICTPNKTDAGPTNNWMEPEAAYTKLSQLFEGCMKGRTMYVVPYAMGPLGGASTKIGVELTDSDYVVLNMRIMTRMGKAALDMLGDSDDFNRGLHSTGDVNPDRRYICHFPQDNTIWSFGSGYGGNVLLGKKCLALRIGSYLGREEGWLAEHMLILGVTSPKGETTYIAAAFPSACGKTNFAMMIPPKEYAGWKIETVGDDIAWMRPGPDGRLYAINPEAGYFGVVPGTNYKTNPNAMETISKDTLFTNVALTPDGDVWWEGKDGEVPEELIDWQGKPWKKGSTEKAAHPNSRFTAPMSNNPVLSAKANDPQGVPISAIIFGGRRSNTVPLVLQAFNWTHGVFLGATMGSETTAAATGKVGVVRRDPMAMLPFCGYHMGDYLQHWLDMQKSIPQLPKIFQVNWFRQDKNGKFIWPGFGENMRVLEWIVNRVQGRVPTQETLLGWVPRQDQGLNLNGLDLPAEAIQEATSIKEDEWKSELKSQEVFFEQLGTKAPEALMLQRKLLIARLDG, from the coding sequence ATGGCTTCGACGCAAGCGGCCGCCGCCACCGAGCAGGCGCCCACGAAGAACCCCACGCTGCTGGCGTGGGTGGCCAAGATGGCCGCGATGACCCAGCCGGACCGCATCGTCTGGTGTGACGGCTCCGAGGCGGAGAAGCAGCGCCTCACCGAGCAGGCGGTGAAGGACGGGACGCTCATCCCGCTCAACCCCAAGACGCGCCCCGGCTGCTACCTGCACCGCTCCAACCCCAACGACGTGGCGCGCGTCGAGCACCTCACGTTCATCTGCACGCCCAACAAGACGGACGCGGGCCCCACCAACAACTGGATGGAGCCGGAGGCCGCCTACACGAAGCTGTCCCAGCTGTTCGAAGGCTGCATGAAGGGCCGCACCATGTACGTGGTGCCCTACGCCATGGGCCCGCTGGGCGGCGCCTCCACGAAGATTGGCGTGGAGCTGACGGACAGCGACTACGTGGTGCTCAACATGCGGATCATGACCCGCATGGGGAAGGCCGCGCTGGACATGCTGGGCGACAGCGACGACTTCAACCGCGGCCTGCACTCCACGGGCGACGTGAACCCGGACCGCCGCTACATCTGCCACTTCCCCCAGGACAACACCATCTGGAGCTTCGGCTCCGGCTATGGCGGCAACGTGCTGCTCGGGAAGAAGTGTCTCGCGCTGCGCATCGGCAGCTACCTGGGCCGCGAGGAGGGCTGGCTCGCCGAGCACATGCTCATCCTGGGCGTCACCAGCCCCAAGGGTGAGACGACGTACATCGCCGCGGCCTTCCCGTCCGCGTGCGGCAAGACGAACTTCGCCATGATGATCCCACCCAAGGAGTACGCGGGCTGGAAGATCGAGACCGTGGGCGACGACATCGCCTGGATGCGCCCGGGTCCGGATGGCCGCCTGTACGCCATCAACCCGGAGGCCGGCTACTTCGGCGTGGTGCCGGGCACCAACTACAAGACCAACCCCAACGCCATGGAGACCATCTCCAAGGACACGCTCTTCACGAACGTGGCGCTCACGCCCGACGGCGACGTCTGGTGGGAGGGCAAGGACGGCGAGGTCCCCGAGGAGCTCATCGACTGGCAGGGCAAGCCCTGGAAGAAGGGCAGCACGGAGAAGGCGGCGCACCCGAACAGCCGCTTCACCGCGCCCATGAGCAACAACCCGGTGCTCTCCGCCAAGGCGAACGACCCCCAGGGCGTCCCCATCAGCGCCATCATCTTCGGCGGCCGCCGCTCCAACACCGTCCCGCTGGTGCTCCAGGCCTTCAACTGGACCCACGGCGTGTTCCTGGGCGCCACCATGGGCTCGGAGACGACGGCGGCGGCCACCGGCAAGGTGGGCGTCGTGCGCCGCGACCCCATGGCCATGCTGCCCTTCTGCGGCTACCACATGGGTGACTACCTCCAGCACTGGCTGGACATGCAGAAGTCCATCCCGCAGCTGCCGAAGATCTTCCAGGTCAACTGGTTCCGCCAGGACAAGAACGGCAAGTTCATCTGGCCGGGCTTCGGCGAGAACATGCGCGTCCTCGAGTGGATCGTGAACCGCGTGCAGGGCCGCGTCCCCACGCAGGAGACGCTGCTGGGCTGGGTGCCGCGCCAGGACCAGGGCCTCAACCTCAACGGCCTGGACCTGCCCGCGGAGGCCATCCAGGAGGCCACCTCCATCAAGGAGGACGAGTGGAAGTCCGAGCTCAAGAGCCAGGAGGTCTTCTTCGAGCAGCTGGGCACCAAGGCCCCCGAGGCCCTGATGCTCCAGCGCAAGCTGCTCATCGCGCGCCTGGACGGCTGA